A region of the Sphingobium yanoikuyae genome:
CATCTGGCCCAACGCCCTGGCGGCGCGCACCACCGACCGGTTGTTGAACTCGCTGCGTTCGGCGGCCGAAATCGACACCGCCCGTTCAGGCGGCGGCGGCACCGGCCGGCCCAGCCGCTCCAGCGCCAGCTGGCCATAATATTGATCGGGGAATTGTGCCGACTGGTTGAAATAGCTGTTGGCGCTGGCGGCATCGCCCGCCTGCAGCGCCGCGCGCCCGGCCCAATAATAGCCCTTGGCCTGGACCTGGGGCGACTTGCCGCCAGTGGCATAGCGGCGGAACATCGCCACCGCATCGGTCGGCCGGTTGAGATTGTAGAAGGCGGTGGTGCCCGCCAGCCAGGCAAGGCTGGTATAATCGTCGCGCTCGCCGATCGGCCGGGTCGACACATCCGTGCCCGGCGCATAGGCATCGTCCAGTTGGCTGGCGATGCCATAGGCAAAGCTCCACTGGCTGTCGTTCGCCGACGACCGTGCTTGGGTCAGCAGCGTCTCATACCATTTTTCGGCATTGCCGGGGCGGAAGGTCAGCGGCTGGCGATTGGCCAGATATTGCCGCCCGGCGATCCAGTTGCCGCTGTTGAGCAGCCAGGTCGCCTTGTCGGCGATGAAGCCTGCATCGCTCGCCCCACCGGCCGGCTCGGCCGTCTGCATCTTGATCGCGGCGTCCGGCGACTTCTGGCGAAAGGCGATGCGCGCATCATAGATCGCCCGCCGCGCCGGGCTGACATAGGCCAGCATCCGCATCGCGCCGATCGTGTCATTGCTCCACAGCAGTATGTCGGCCCGCTGATCATGGTCGGCCACGGTAAAGCCCGATCCGAACAGCGACAGCAGCCGCGCCTCGTCAATCGGACTCAGCGTGCCGGTGATCCAGGCGGTACGCGCGGCAACCCGCGCCTCGTCCATCCGCCCGGCCTGCATCAGCGCCACAGCATTGCGGGCATGGCCGGTCGCGGTGCGCGCCGGGAAGCGGGCGAAGAAGACGATCACCTGGCGCGGATCAAAGCTGTCGGGATTGATCCCGGTCTCGGCCAGCCGCCGCATCCGGTCCTCGCCCGGCCAGCCGGGATTGGCCATGATGAAGCTGGCATAGGTGGAAAAGCCGAGACCATCGCTCTGCTGCAAGGCGCGCCACTGGCTGATAGTGCCGGCGATCGAGGGATCGGACGGCATGCCGACGCGGCTCGCCGCCTGGTTCCAGGCGCTGGGCTGAGTCGAGCCCGGCTGGCCCGGCAGGGGCTGCACCATCGCCTGGGCATAGACGGTGGGGGTTTCGGTCTGGGCGCCGGCACCGGCGGTTGCGAGCAATAAAGCAATGACAGGCATGCGGATCAGGTAACTTTCGACAGTTCCGGGCTTCGGCATGCTGGACATAATCGCTATTGCATCCTTATCAGGCCCTGAATGACGCGCTATAGCGCGCCGCTTGCCCGATCATGCCCCGGTCGCCCGGAGAATTGAAGGAGTTTAATGATGTTTTCCGGGTCGATTCCAGCCCTGGTGACCACTTTCCGCGACGGAGCGGTGGATGAGGCCGCCTTCCGCGCCCTGGTCGACTGGCAGATCGAGGAAGGGTCGAGCGCGCTGGTCCCCTGCGGCACCACCGGCGAAAGCGCGACCATGACGGTCGAGGAGCATAATCGCGTCATCGCCATCTGCGTCGACCAGGCGGCCGGCCGCGTGCCGGTAATCGCCGGCTGCGGATCGAACGACACCCGCATCGCGCTGGAACATATGTATGCGGCGCAGGCCGCCGGTGCCGACGCGGCGCTGGTCGTCGCGCCCTATTACAACAAGCCGAATCAGGAAGGCGTCTACCAGCATTTCGCCTATCTGGCGCAGCGCTGCGATCTGCCGATCGTCCTCTACAACGTCCCCACCCGCACCATCACCGACATCGGCGTGCCGGTGATGCACCGGCTGAGCCAGGAATATCAGTCGATCGTCGGGGTGAAGGACGCCACCGGGAATCTGGGGCGGGTCACCGCGCAGCGCCTCGCCTGCGGCCCGGACTTCTGCCAGCTTTCGGGGAATGACGAAACCGCACTCGGCTTCAACGCGATGGGCGGCCGGGGCTGTATTTCGGTCACCGCCAATGTCGCCCCGCGCCTGATCGCCGATTTCCAGGCGGCCTGCGCCGCGCAGGATTGGGATGGTGCCCTGGCGCTGCAGGATCGTCTCTATCCCCTGCATGATGCCCTGTTCAGCGATTCTTCACCCGGCCCTGTCAAATATGCGCTTACCCGCGTGCGGCCCGACATGCCCGGCGAGCTTCGGCTGCCGATTACCTGGCCGTCGGAATCGAGCCGCGCCGCGGTCGATCGCGCGCTGGAGATCGCCGGTCTGGTTTGACGCGCCGGCGTCCCTATATGATGAATTGAGTTAAGTAGCAGAATATGGCCCGCCCCCGCCCCGCAACCTTCGACAAGAAGAAGATCGTCGCCGAGAACCGGCGCGCCCGTTTCGATTATTTCATCGAGGACGTGTTCGAAGCCGGCATCGCGCTGCAGGGCACCGAGGTGAAGGCCCTGCGCGGCGGCGAGGGCAATATCGCCGAAAGCTATGCCGAGGTGAAGGGGAACCAGGTCTTCCTGGTGAACAGCAACATCCCCGAATATAGCCATGGCAACCGCGAAAATCACGAGCCCAAGCGGGTGCGCAAGCTGCTGCTGCACGAGCGTGAGATCGAGAAGATGCACAGCGCGGTGTCGCGCAAGGGCATGACGCTGGTGCCGCTGATGGTCTATTTCAACAGCCAGGGCCGGGCCAAGGTCGAACTGGCGCTGGCCAAGGGCAAGCAGAATCACGACAAGCGCGACACGATCAAGGAACGTGACTGGAAGCGCGATCAGCAGCGCATCATGAAGGCACATAGCTGATCCATGGACAATCGCTTCTCCCGCTGGTGGCACGCCAACGCGCCGACCCGTGAATCGCTGGAGAAGAGCCGCGTCCTTGCCCCCGTCGCCCATCGCGTGCTGGAACCTTCGCTGTGGCGCTTCACCCGTCGGTCGGTACCGCGCGGCGTCGCGCTCGGCCTGTTCGTCGGCATCTTCCTGCTGATCCCCGGCGTCCAGATCGCCGGCGCTGCTATCTTCGCCCTGCCCTTCCGCGCCAATATCCCGGTGGCGGCGGCGATGACCTTCCTGTCCAACCCGGCCACCACGCCGCTGATCCTGATGGCGTCGGTATGGCTCGGCAACTGGATGCTCGGCCGCAGCGCTGACGCCTCCGGCTTCATGGCACTGGTCGATGGCCATGCCTCGATCGGCCAATGGTGCGCCTGGCTCTTTTCCGAAGCCGCCCCGGCCATGCTGCTCGGCCTCTTCCTCATCTCGCTCGCCAGCGCGGTGGTCGGCTATGTCGGCGCCGACTGGTTCTGGCGCCGCCGCATGGGGCGCAAGTGGCAGGCGCGCAAATTGAGGATTGGCAAGCGCACCGAAAGCAGCGCATTGGAAGAGATCGCCCGGGTCTGATCCGTGGCGTCATGGTTCCATTGTAAGGGCTTAAGGGGACGGCGCCGATGGTCGCGCGGGTAAACAGGGATGATGAGGCGTGGATGGGGCAGGCCCCGTCGCGCAGCTTCGTGCCTCTGCTCGCGCTCGCCGCAGCAGCCTCCGCCGCGATCGTCCTCTATGCCATCGGCGACTGGGCGCTGGCCGCCGGCTTTGCCGCCACGGTCATCACCATCGCCGCGCTGCTCGCCTGGTATCGCCGCCTCTATCCCCCGCCGCTGTCCGCCAGTGATGCCGTGCCCGACTGGACCGTGGCGCGCGCCGCCGCCGACGCCTCCAGCATGGCGATCGCCGTCACCGACCGCGCCGGCCGGCTGGTCTGCGCCAGCGACCTGTTCGGCGAATGGTTCCCCGGCTATCCCTCGCCTCCGGCCGTCAATGCCGATGCCTCGCTGATCGAGAGCCTGACCGCCGCCGCCCGCGCCGCCTGGCGCGATGGTGAGGCCAAGGTGGAGGCGATCGCCCATGCGACCCTGCGCCTCGACGTCGACATCACCCGCACCGGTCGCTCGGAAGATTATCTGCTCTGGCGCTTCACTCCGATGCGCCAGCCCAGCGCGCTCGACGATGTCCATCGCGTCCTGACGGGCGAGGCCGGGCGACAGTTGGGCGAAGCCGGCATCATGGCGGTGATGATCGGCGGCGAGGGGCGCATCCGCGCCGCCAACGGCGCCTTCCTGCTGCGCGCCGCCGGACGGATCGATGCCAACATCACCGGCCGCGATTTCGCCGCCCATATGCGGGTCGATGACAAGGGCCGGCTGTTCCTGGCGCGCGAGGAAAGCGGCGGCCTGCCGCTGCGCCTGCTGCAGGTGCCGCTGCGCCGCGCCACCCAGCCGGGCGGCATCCAGAATGGGGCGCAGGACGGCCCGATGCTGCTGCTGCTGATCGACGAGCCGGCCGGCGGCGGCGGCACATCGGCCCTTTCCTATATCGAAACCCTGCTCTCGCTGCTGCCCTTCGGCCTCGCCATGGCCGATCGCGACGGCCGGGTGCTGTTCGTCAACAAGGCGTTCGCCCGCGCCGCCGGCATCAAGGATGCCGAAACGCCCAGCTATCCCGGCGACCTTGTCGTGCGCGAGGATCAGGCGGCGGTGGCCGACGCGGTGCGCCGCTTTGCCGTCGGCCCGCAAATGTCGGGCGACATCGCCGTGCGCATGCGCGAACAGCCCGAAGAACCGATCGCGCTCAGCCTTGCCGGCGTGCGCGGCCTGGGCGAGGCCGCTGTGCTGCTCAGCCTCAAGGACAATAGCGAGGAATCGAAGCTCAAGCGCCAGGTCGCACAGGCGACCAAGATGCAGGCGATCGGCCAGCTGGCGGGCGGCGTCGCCCATGACTTCAACAATATCCTGACCGCCATCATCGGCCATTGCGACCTGATGCTGATGCGCCATACGCCGGGCGACAGCGACTATGACGACATCACCCAGATCAAGTCGAACAGCAATCGCGCCGCCGGCCTCACCCGCCAGCTGCTCGCCTTCTCGCGCCAACAGACGCTGCGCCCGCAGATATTGCAACTGCCCGACATCGTCGCCGACGTCTCCAACCTGCTGAAGCGCCTACTCGGCGAGAATGTGAAGCTCGACGTCAGCCATGGCCGCAACCTCGGCGCGGTGCGCGCCGACCCCGGCCAGCTCGAACAGGTCATCATCAACCTGGCGGTCAATGCCCGCGACGCCATGCCCGAAGGCGGCACGCTCAATATCCAGACCTATGGCGTGCCGGCGAACCGCGTGCGCGAGATGCGGCAACAAATTCTGCCGATCAGCGACTATACCGCGCTGCGCGTGTCCGACACGGGCCTCGGCATCCCGCCCGACATCTTGTCCAAGATCTTCGAACCCTTCTTCACCACCAAGGAACTGGGCAAGGGCACCGGTCTTGGCCTCTCCACCGTCTACGGCATCGTAAAGCAGTCGGGCGGCTATATCTTCGCCGAATCCGAACTGGGCCGGGGCGCCAGCTTCGTCATCTATCTGCCGGTCTATGCCGGCGGCGACATCGAGCAGGCCAAGCCCAAGACGCCGATCAAGCGCAGCGAAACCTGGGGCACCGGCACGGTGCTGCTGGTCGAGGATGAGGATATGGTCCGTGCCGTGGCCGAACGCGCCCTCACCCGGCAGGGCTACAAGGTGCTGACTGCCAGCGACGGCGAACAGGGGCTGGAAGTGCTGGGCGGCGGCGAGAAGATCGACCTGCTGATCTCCGACGTGGTGATGCCCAATATGGATGGGCCGGCGATGGTGGCGCAGGCGCGACGCAGTTTCCCCGACCTCCCCGTGCTGTTCATGTCCGGCTATGCCGAGGAGCAACTGCGCAAGTCGATCGACATCGCCAATGTCGCCTTCCTGCCCAAGCCCTTTTCCGTCAACCAGTTGGCCGAAGCGGCGCGCGACGCGCTGGCGATGCGACCGGCGGTGGAATGAACTTGCCCGCCGGCAAACGATTATGCTGGGCATCGCCTGCCCCTTTGGCTAGCGATGGGAAGCAAGAACAAGGGACAAGGGCGCATGGCTGACGGCAAGTCCATCCTCATCGTCGAGGATGAAGCGATGATCGGCATGATGCTGGAAGATTATCTCGACGCGCTCGGCTATCGCCTCCACGCGACCGCCGCGTCGGTGGACGAGGCGTGCGCCCTGGCGCGCGAGGGCGGGTTCGACGCCGCCCTGCTCGACTGCAATCTCCAGGGTGAAAAAAGCTGGCCGGTCGCCGACATATTGGCGCAGCAGTCGATTCCCTTCCTGTTCGCCACCGGCGGCATGGCGGATGATCTGCCGCAGGGCCATGCCGATCGGCCGACGCTGGCCAAGCCCTTCACCATCGGCGCCGTGGAGCGCGCGCTGGAGAAGATTCTCGCCGACTGAATAGGCAGGATAGGAAATTTCCGTTCCCCTCTTGTTCCGCAGGAACAAACGGGATACATCATTGGCAGGCGCCGAGTGACTCGACGCGATCCGCTTGACAGGGGATAGGCCGATGACCGCTATGCTCTCACTCATCGATTCCAAGAAGACAGGCACAATGGACAGACAGAAAGCATTGGAGGCGGCGCTCGCCCAGATTGATCGCGCCTTCGGCAAGGGCAGCGCGATGAAGCTCGGCAGCCGTGAGAAGATCGAGATTGAATCGATCTCGACCGGCTCGCTCGGCCTCGACATCGCGCTCGGCATCGGCGGCCTGCCCAAGGGCCGCATCATCGAGATTTACGGTCCCGAAAGCTCGGGCAAGACCACGCTGACGCTGCATGCGATCGCCGAAGCCCAGAAGGCCGGCGGCACCGCCGCCTTCGTCGACGCGGAACATGCGCTCGACCCCATCTATGCCAAGAAGCTGGGCGTCGACATTGACGAACTGATCGTGTCGCAGCCCGACACCGGCGAACAGGCGCTGGAAATCGTCGACACGCTGGTCCGCTCCAACGCCATCGACATCCTCGTCGTCGACTCGGTCGCCGCGCTGGTGCCGCGTGCCGAGATCGAGGGCGAGATGGGCGACAGCCATGTCGGCCTGCAGGCGCGCCTCATGAGCCAGGCGCTGCGCAAGCTGACCGGGTCGATCGCCCGCTCCAAGTGCATGGTGATCTTCATCAACCAGGTGCGCATGAAGATCGGCGTGATGTACGGCAATCCGGAAACCACCACCGGCGGCAACGCGCTCAAATTCTACGCCTCGGTCCGTCTCGACATCCGTCGCACCGGCCAGATCAAGGATCGCGACGATATCGTCGGCAACGCGACCCGCGTGAAGGTGGTGAAGAACAAGGTCGCCCCGCCCTTCAAGCAGGTCGAATTCGACATCATGTATGGCGAGGGCATTTCCAAGATCGGCGAAATGCTCGACATCGGCGTCAAGGCCGGGCTGGTCGAGAAGTCGGGCTCCTGGTTCTCCTATGACTCGGTCCGCATTGGTCAGGGTCGCGAAAACGCCAAGACCTTCCTCAAGGAAAATCCCGAAATGGCAGACCGCCTGGAAAAGGCGATCCGCGGCAAGACCGAGGAAGTCGCCGAAGGGATGATGGCCGGACCCGAAGCGGGGGATGACGACTAAGCAGGACGACCGCGCCCGACCGGATCAACCGGGCGCCTGATCCTGCCTTTCGTCCACCTCTGGCTTCACGCTCTGAAAAGGCCCGTTGCGCGATGGCGCGGCGGGCCTTTTACCTGCCGGGCGCGCGACAGGGCTGTCGCCATGCAGGCACAACGGAGG
Encoded here:
- a CDS encoding lytic transglycosylase domain-containing protein gives rise to the protein MSSMPKPGTVESYLIRMPVIALLLATAGAGAQTETPTVYAQAMVQPLPGQPGSTQPSAWNQAASRVGMPSDPSIAGTISQWRALQQSDGLGFSTYASFIMANPGWPGEDRMRRLAETGINPDSFDPRQVIVFFARFPARTATGHARNAVALMQAGRMDEARVAARTAWITGTLSPIDEARLLSLFGSGFTVADHDQRADILLWSNDTIGAMRMLAYVSPARRAIYDARIAFRQKSPDAAIKMQTAEPAGGASDAGFIADKATWLLNSGNWIAGRQYLANRQPLTFRPGNAEKWYETLLTQARSSANDSQWSFAYGIASQLDDAYAPGTDVSTRPIGERDDYTSLAWLAGTTAFYNLNRPTDAVAMFRRYATGGKSPQVQAKGYYWAGRAALQAGDAASANSYFNQSAQFPDQYYGQLALERLGRPVPPPPERAVSISAAERSEFNNRSVVRAARALGQMGYWEDQSKFVRAIANGADSDGDHFLAAELAQNLGRPDMGVMVGRRAVSNGLTGYGASAFPRVPVPPTAQYNWTMVHAIARQESQFDKQIVSHAGARGLMQLMPGTAREQAGKLGLSYDAGSLNDPSYNIMLGSGYFQRMLDYYGGSYPLAVAAYNAGPGNVNRWVKANGDPRLPGADMLRWIEQIPIFETRNYVQRVLENAVVYEAMNPERAKFKGSNAVLSRYLGKQTPG
- the dapA gene encoding 4-hydroxy-tetrahydrodipicolinate synthase, translating into MFSGSIPALVTTFRDGAVDEAAFRALVDWQIEEGSSALVPCGTTGESATMTVEEHNRVIAICVDQAAGRVPVIAGCGSNDTRIALEHMYAAQAAGADAALVVAPYYNKPNQEGVYQHFAYLAQRCDLPIVLYNVPTRTITDIGVPVMHRLSQEYQSIVGVKDATGNLGRVTAQRLACGPDFCQLSGNDETALGFNAMGGRGCISVTANVAPRLIADFQAACAAQDWDGALALQDRLYPLHDALFSDSSPGPVKYALTRVRPDMPGELRLPITWPSESSRAAVDRALEIAGLV
- the smpB gene encoding SsrA-binding protein SmpB, which codes for MARPRPATFDKKKIVAENRRARFDYFIEDVFEAGIALQGTEVKALRGGEGNIAESYAEVKGNQVFLVNSNIPEYSHGNRENHEPKRVRKLLLHEREIEKMHSAVSRKGMTLVPLMVYFNSQGRAKVELALAKGKQNHDKRDTIKERDWKRDQQRIMKAHS
- a CDS encoding DUF2062 domain-containing protein, giving the protein MDNRFSRWWHANAPTRESLEKSRVLAPVAHRVLEPSLWRFTRRSVPRGVALGLFVGIFLLIPGVQIAGAAIFALPFRANIPVAAAMTFLSNPATTPLILMASVWLGNWMLGRSADASGFMALVDGHASIGQWCAWLFSEAAPAMLLGLFLISLASAVVGYVGADWFWRRRMGRKWQARKLRIGKRTESSALEEIARV
- a CDS encoding ATP-binding protein, whose protein sequence is MVARVNRDDEAWMGQAPSRSFVPLLALAAAASAAIVLYAIGDWALAAGFAATVITIAALLAWYRRLYPPPLSASDAVPDWTVARAAADASSMAIAVTDRAGRLVCASDLFGEWFPGYPSPPAVNADASLIESLTAAARAAWRDGEAKVEAIAHATLRLDVDITRTGRSEDYLLWRFTPMRQPSALDDVHRVLTGEAGRQLGEAGIMAVMIGGEGRIRAANGAFLLRAAGRIDANITGRDFAAHMRVDDKGRLFLAREESGGLPLRLLQVPLRRATQPGGIQNGAQDGPMLLLLIDEPAGGGGTSALSYIETLLSLLPFGLAMADRDGRVLFVNKAFARAAGIKDAETPSYPGDLVVREDQAAVADAVRRFAVGPQMSGDIAVRMREQPEEPIALSLAGVRGLGEAAVLLSLKDNSEESKLKRQVAQATKMQAIGQLAGGVAHDFNNILTAIIGHCDLMLMRHTPGDSDYDDITQIKSNSNRAAGLTRQLLAFSRQQTLRPQILQLPDIVADVSNLLKRLLGENVKLDVSHGRNLGAVRADPGQLEQVIINLAVNARDAMPEGGTLNIQTYGVPANRVREMRQQILPISDYTALRVSDTGLGIPPDILSKIFEPFFTTKELGKGTGLGLSTVYGIVKQSGGYIFAESELGRGASFVIYLPVYAGGDIEQAKPKTPIKRSETWGTGTVLLVEDEDMVRAVAERALTRQGYKVLTASDGEQGLEVLGGGEKIDLLISDVVMPNMDGPAMVAQARRSFPDLPVLFMSGYAEEQLRKSIDIANVAFLPKPFSVNQLAEAARDALAMRPAVE
- a CDS encoding response regulator, encoding MADGKSILIVEDEAMIGMMLEDYLDALGYRLHATAASVDEACALAREGGFDAALLDCNLQGEKSWPVADILAQQSIPFLFATGGMADDLPQGHADRPTLAKPFTIGAVERALEKILAD
- the recA gene encoding recombinase RecA, encoding MTAMLSLIDSKKTGTMDRQKALEAALAQIDRAFGKGSAMKLGSREKIEIESISTGSLGLDIALGIGGLPKGRIIEIYGPESSGKTTLTLHAIAEAQKAGGTAAFVDAEHALDPIYAKKLGVDIDELIVSQPDTGEQALEIVDTLVRSNAIDILVVDSVAALVPRAEIEGEMGDSHVGLQARLMSQALRKLTGSIARSKCMVIFINQVRMKIGVMYGNPETTTGGNALKFYASVRLDIRRTGQIKDRDDIVGNATRVKVVKNKVAPPFKQVEFDIMYGEGISKIGEMLDIGVKAGLVEKSGSWFSYDSVRIGQGRENAKTFLKENPEMADRLEKAIRGKTEEVAEGMMAGPEAGDDD